CCACGATCATCGGACGCGCCACCGGCAAAGCGTTAAAAATTTCCGTCAAGGGTGAACCCATCATCAACCGCAAAGTCTCCGAAGTTGAAGCCATCTGGCGCAATGTCTTGCCGCAAGTGTTAGAGACCGCTTCGATGATTGCCGCCGAACAACGATGATTGATATGAAGCGTAGGTAAAACCTCGACTCAAAGTAATAATTTTTCAGCAAGAGACGTTGCCTGAAAGCCTGAGCAATATGCCGGATTTTAACCATGCAGAATGTTAAGCCGAAATTTTCTGTGAAGTATTGGCGATACGCAATCATCGTTTTATCGGGTTTGAGTTCGCTGGTGTATGTCTATCCGTTTCGGCAAAACGCCCAGTCAAGCATTGAATACAATCCGGCGGTTCAACTCACTACGCTGGAAAATCGAACCATCAATGAAAGCAGCGGTATTGCGGCATCACATCGCAACCCGGGAATTCTGTGGACGCATAACGATAGCGGCGATGATGCGTTCGTTTATGCCTTCGATAAAAGCGGAAAAAATCGCGGGGTTTTCAAAATCACCGATGCCAAAGCGATTGATTGGGAAGACCTCGCCAGTTGGAAAGACCCGAAATCCGGCAAGGCATACCTGTACCTTGGCGACATCGGCAATAATGCAAAAAAACGCCCGTTTTTAACCATCTATCGCGTCGAAGAACCGAAAATCAGCGAAAGGGATTCAGCTAGCAGCAGACAAAATCCCATTCCCACAGCCAAAGCCCAAGCCATCAACCTCAAATACCCGGATGGGAATTTCGACGCCGAAACCTTGATGGTGCATCCGGCGACCGGCGATTTGTACATCATCACTAAAATAATGGGCGCAGCGGCAAAGGTCTTTAAACTTAAAGCGCCGTTTATGCAGAAAGAAGCGACCCTTGTGCAGGTCGGTGAAGTGCAGGTTCAAAATCCGATGAAAGGATTTTTTACCGGCGGCGATATTGCGCCTGATGGTCGCCGCGTCGCATTGTGCGATTATCTGAGCGGGTTTGAACTCTCTTTGCCCGATACAAAAGGCATTGAGTTTGACGAAATCTGGAAACAACCGGTGAAGCTTATTAACCTCGGCGCGCGCAAACAGGGCGAAGCGATTTGTTATAGCGCGGATGGCAAATCACTCTTGGCAACCAGTGAAGGCGCGCCTTGCCCGTTGATTGAGATTACGCGCAAATAATTATCAAGATATTAAACCATTCATTTTTATGACCCTCATACGCAAAGAGCAACCCCAAGACCTTGCCGCTATTTATCAAGTCGTCGAACAGGCGTTCGGGCAAGCCGATGAAGCGAAACTGGTTGACCGCTTGCGCGCAAACGGCAAAGCGGTGGTTTCATTGGTTGCCATCAAAGACCGGCGCGTCGTCGGGCATATTCTGTTTAGCGAGGTGACATTCGCTTCGGCTCTGTGTGATGTGAAAGCCATCGGGCTTGCGCCAATGGCGGTGTTGCCTCAGTTGCAGAATCAAGGCATTGGCTCGCAGTTGGTTAAAGCCGGACTTGATGAATGCCGCGAGCTTGGTTACGAAGTCGTAGTGGTGCTCGGTCATGCGAAATACTATCCGCGATTCGGGTTTGTGCCTTCGGTGCAATACCACATCAAAAGCCAATACGCCGTGCCGGATGACCATTTTCTGGTGATGGAACTTCGCCAAGGCGCGCTCAACAAGTGTTCGGGCATTGTGGGCTATCAGCCGGAATTTAATGAGTGATAGGGAAGCCCATCGCTAATAATTTCCGTTCAAGCAAAACTCCTATTGCGGCAGCAAACCGGTTGATTTCGTTTGACTAACCTCGACCTTTGTATGTTCGCCTTTTTCGTTGGTAATGACGCGGCAAAACGATTGCGCGTTGAAATCGGATGAAGCAGAATGGTTGTGTCATCTCTTGAGCAATAGAAGGAAAACCATGACGCACAAAGTTTCTATAGAGCTACCGGATTCGGCGTTCGCGGCGTTGCGGAAATCGCCCGATGAATTTGTCCGTGAAATGCGACTTGCGGCAGTCGTCAAATGGTATGAACTCGGCGAACTATCGCAAAGCAAAGCCGCCGAAATTGTCGGGTTGAGTCGCGCCGAATTTATCAATGTGTTGTCACGTTTTCGCGTCTCGCCGTTGCAATACACAGCGGAAGAATTACAAGAGGAATTAGCCGGTGAAGATTGAGAGCGTCGTCATAAATGCCTCGCTCTTGATCGTGCTGTTCAAAAGCGGAATGGGAGATTTGCTGCCGCAACTTTTCAGGGAAATTTATATTCCCGAAGCCGTATGGCAGGAAATCATCGCAGGCGGCGCACAGGATACTGCCGCGCAAAATTTATCTTCCGCGACCTGGGCGCAGCGCGTTACGGTTTCCGTGACCAACCCAATTATCACAGCTTGGAATTTAGGAGCAGGCGAATCAGAAGTCTTGAGTTATGCTCTTGAAAACCCCGGTTATCGCGCAATGGTTGATGACGCGGCAGCGCGCGCTTGCGCGAAAACTTTAAACATACCGACGCTTGGCACAGGCGGCGCAATCGTGTTGGCGAAAAACCGCAACTTGATTGATTCCGTTACTCAAGCATTAGAGGCTTTGCAAAACTCAGGATTATGGCTATCTGAAAACATTATTCGATTGCTCAAGCAACAAGCCGACGAATAACACTTCTATGCTGCGAAAAAACGACAAGGGTTATTGAACAACCGAACCTTTGAAGTTGAGGCTATACAGTTGATTGCTTGCCAAACTATGTACTAAGAGGCGCAAGTTCAATGAACCGGAAAAAGTTTTTCATACTGGTTGCCGTGTTTTTCACATTAGGGCTAGCGACCTTTACCGCAGCTTCCTATTTTTTCGCCATGCAGTTCATCTCTCCGGCAAATTGCGCCATCGGCGATGCGCCGCAGGAATTTGCGTTTCCGATTAAAAACGTATCCTTTACCACCGAGGACGGACTCGCGATTCGCGGCTGGTATGCGCCCGATGAAAAAACGCGCACGGCAATCATTCTGTTGCACGGGCACAGAGGCAATCGCTGGCAGATGTATGACACCGCGAAGATGCTCAGGCGCGCTGGCTACGGCGTGTTGCTCTATGATGCGCGCGCTACCGGTGAAAGCGAAGGCAAGGCGATTTCCATCGGTTACTTTGAAACCAAAGATTTAATCGCTGCGGTTCGCTTCTTGCGCGAACAGGGAGTTGAGCGCATCGCCTGTCTTGGTCAATCACAAGGCGGCGCAACCATTCTGATGGCTGCGGCAAAACTTGACGGTGTAAAATGCGTCATCGCGCAAAGCTCTTATGACACTATCTGCCGGGCGATTGACCGCCGCTATCGTGAGTATCTGCACATTCCGGGCTGGCTTGGCGGCTCACTCATGAAATTTTTTGCCGAACAAAAACTCGGTATCAGCGCCGAGCAAATCAGTCCGCTTCGCGAAATCAAGAATCTGCCTTGCCCGGTGTTGATTATCGCGGGAGAAAACGATACCAAAACCTGGGCGAAGGATACGCGGGAACTATTCGAGGCGGCAAATGCGCCGAAAGATTTGTGGATGATGGAGGGTGCGGGGCACGAAGACCTCTATGCGTTAAGACCACAGGAATATGAAAAACGGGTTCTGGAATTTTTGAAAAAGTATTTGTAAACGCGCGGTAAATACCCGTCGCTTTCATTCAACACATTCCCTTGCCTCTGATACAATCCTTCGGACAACACCAGCAAGGAGATTCGCATGAGTAGAGCAAACGGGGCGACTGCTGCGGGTACGCAAAAGTATGTCGAGCGAATGAATGGAACGGCTGCCACCAACCATTTTCGCAGGCAACAGAATTTGTGCCTGTCTTCCATAGGGCTTGGCACCTATCTCGGTCACTGGGATGACGCAACCGACAAAATGTATGTTGAATCGATCAAACGCGCCATCGAACTCGGTTGCAATGTGATTGATTCGGCAATCAACTATCGCTTTCAACGCAGCGAACGGGCGATTGGCGCGGCGCTCAAACAGTTATTCGATGCGGGCAAAGCCTCGCGGGATGAAATCATTATTGCCACCAAAGGCGGCTATTTTCCTTTCGACGGAGAGCCGCCAACGGATGCTCGCGGCTGGATTATGGAAAACCTCATCAATACCGGGGCGGCGCAGGTTTCCGACATTGTCGCGGGCAGCCATTGTATGTCGC
This genomic window from Acidobacteriota bacterium contains:
- a CDS encoding N-acetyltransferase, with translation MTLIRKEQPQDLAAIYQVVEQAFGQADEAKLVDRLRANGKAVVSLVAIKDRRVVGHILFSEVTFASALCDVKAIGLAPMAVLPQLQNQGIGSQLVKAGLDECRELGYEVVVVLGHAKYYPRFGFVPSVQYHIKSQYAVPDDHFLVMELRQGALNKCSGIVGYQPEFNE
- a CDS encoding UPF0175 family protein: MTHKVSIELPDSAFAALRKSPDEFVREMRLAAVVKWYELGELSQSKAAEIVGLSRAEFINVLSRFRVSPLQYTAEELQEELAGED
- a CDS encoding DUF3368 domain-containing protein produces the protein MKIESVVINASLLIVLFKSGMGDLLPQLFREIYIPEAVWQEIIAGGAQDTAAQNLSSATWAQRVTVSVTNPIITAWNLGAGESEVLSYALENPGYRAMVDDAAARACAKTLNIPTLGTGGAIVLAKNRNLIDSVTQALEALQNSGLWLSENIIRLLKQQADE
- a CDS encoding alpha/beta fold hydrolase, giving the protein MNRKKFFILVAVFFTLGLATFTAASYFFAMQFISPANCAIGDAPQEFAFPIKNVSFTTEDGLAIRGWYAPDEKTRTAIILLHGHRGNRWQMYDTAKMLRRAGYGVLLYDARATGESEGKAISIGYFETKDLIAAVRFLREQGVERIACLGQSQGGATILMAAAKLDGVKCVIAQSSYDTICRAIDRRYREYLHIPGWLGGSLMKFFAEQKLGISAEQISPLREIKNLPCPVLIIAGENDTKTWAKDTRELFEAANAPKDLWMMEGAGHEDLYALRPQEYEKRVLEFLKKYL